From Arcobacter arenosus, one genomic window encodes:
- a CDS encoding OFA family MFS transporter — MIEKNRWLMALAAVGVHICIGSVYAWSVYVKPIQEQMQWNLTDVTIAFSVAIFFLGLSAALMGKFVEKNGPRVSALIAASLFGLGTMGSGLAILMESKLLLYFFYGVLGGCGLGIGYISPVSTLVKWFPDKRGMATGLAIMGFGFASAIWGPTIKILIEKVGISNTFFILGAIYFVVMFLSALYLQKPEEDFMPEKFKKKIESGKKKLKKDLANLTVNEAIKTPRFYGLWLMLFINVTCGIAIIGVASPLLQEVVGISAIAAAAAVGLMGIFNGAGRIFWASLSDLLTRPVVYIIFFATQAVAFYMLPSITEIVVFQVILYFIMSCYGGGFASIPAYIGDIFGTKELGAIHGYILTAWAAAGLVGPLIISIVKDITGSYSQTLYVFSGFFLIALVISILMLSNIKKIKKEKGI, encoded by the coding sequence ATGATTGAAAAAAATAGATGGCTAATGGCACTTGCTGCTGTTGGTGTACATATTTGTATTGGTTCTGTATATGCATGGAGTGTGTATGTAAAACCAATACAAGAACAGATGCAATGGAACTTAACTGATGTAACTATTGCTTTTAGTGTTGCAATTTTCTTTTTAGGATTATCTGCCGCACTTATGGGAAAATTTGTAGAAAAAAATGGACCTAGGGTATCAGCATTAATTGCTGCTTCATTATTTGGGTTAGGTACTATGGGTTCTGGGCTTGCAATCTTAATGGAATCAAAACTACTTTTATATTTCTTTTATGGAGTATTAGGGGGATGTGGTTTAGGTATTGGTTATATTTCGCCAGTTTCAACTTTAGTAAAGTGGTTCCCTGATAAAAGAGGAATGGCTACTGGTTTAGCAATTATGGGATTTGGTTTTGCATCGGCTATTTGGGGTCCTACAATTAAAATTTTAATTGAAAAAGTTGGAATTTCAAATACTTTTTTCATTTTGGGTGCCATTTATTTTGTAGTTATGTTTTTATCTGCACTTTATTTGCAAAAACCAGAAGAGGATTTTATGCCAGAAAAATTTAAAAAGAAAATTGAATCTGGTAAGAAAAAGCTAAAAAAAGATTTAGCAAATTTAACGGTTAATGAAGCTATTAAGACTCCAAGGTTTTATGGTTTATGGTTGATGTTATTTATAAATGTGACTTGTGGTATTGCAATTATTGGAGTTGCTTCTCCTTTACTTCAAGAAGTAGTTGGTATCTCAGCAATCGCAGCAGCCGCGGCAGTTGGTTTAATGGGTATATTTAATGGTGCAGGGAGAATCTTTTGGGCTTCATTATCTGACCTTTTAACAAGACCAGTTGTTTATATAATATTTTTTGCAACACAAGCGGTTGCTTTTTATATGTTACCTTCAATCACTGAAATTGTTGTTTTTCAAGTGATTTTATATTTTATTATGAGTTGTTATGGTGGAGGTTTTGCTTCAATTCCAGCTTATATTGGTGATATTTTTGGAACAAAAGAATTAGGTGCTATCCATGGGTATATCTTAACAGCATGGGCAGCTGCAGGATTAGTTGGTCCATTAATCATCTCAATTGTAAAAGATATAACAGGAAGCTATTCTCAAACATTATATGTATTTTCAGGATTTTTCCTAATAGCTTTAGTTATTTCAATTTTGATGTTATCAAATATCAAAAAAATCAAAAAAGAAAAGGGAATATAA
- the sstT gene encoding serine/threonine transporter SstT, whose protein sequence is MQSNSGIIAKYANGNLVLQIFVGIILGVVVAMVSKDLAMSFSILGTLFVGALKAIAPILVFVLVATAIATKEVGVQTGMKPIVILYLIGTFLAALIAVLASYFFPVELVLIEASQKALTPPDSVIDVLKTVLFNMVDNPVNALQTGNFIGILVWAIAIGFAMHYSAEETKKVFFDISTGITKIVKFIIKLAPFGIFGLVANTFAQTGFAALLSYSKLLLVLVGTMLFIALIVNPIIVFIKTKSNPYPLVFTCLRESGITAFFTRSSAANIPVNLDLCKKLNLNEDTYSISIPLGATTNMAGAAVTITVLTLATVHTLGMSVDIGTALLLSVISALAACGASGVAGGSLLLIPLACSLFGISNDIALQVVAIGFVIGVVQDSMETALNSSTDVLFTAACHQKN, encoded by the coding sequence ATGCAAAGTAATAGTGGTATCATTGCAAAATATGCAAATGGTAACTTAGTTCTACAAATTTTTGTAGGTATTATATTGGGTGTTGTCGTGGCCATGGTTTCAAAGGATTTGGCCATGTCATTTTCTATTTTAGGTACATTATTTGTTGGTGCATTAAAAGCAATTGCTCCAATTTTGGTTTTTGTTTTAGTTGCAACTGCAATAGCAACTAAAGAAGTGGGTGTTCAAACAGGCATGAAACCTATTGTTATTCTTTATTTAATTGGTACATTTTTGGCTGCATTAATTGCAGTTCTTGCTAGTTATTTTTTCCCTGTTGAACTTGTTCTTATTGAGGCTTCACAAAAGGCTTTAACTCCTCCTGACAGTGTTATTGATGTTTTAAAAACTGTTTTATTTAATATGGTTGATAATCCAGTAAATGCCTTACAAACAGGTAATTTTATAGGTATTTTAGTTTGGGCAATTGCTATTGGTTTTGCAATGCACTATAGTGCAGAAGAAACAAAAAAAGTATTTTTTGATATCTCTACAGGAATTACAAAAATTGTTAAATTTATTATTAAACTAGCACCATTTGGAATCTTTGGTCTTGTTGCAAATACTTTTGCTCAAACAGGTTTTGCAGCTTTATTAAGTTATTCAAAACTATTACTTGTACTTGTTGGTACTATGTTATTTATTGCTTTGATTGTTAATCCTATAATTGTATTTATTAAAACTAAATCTAATCCATATCCTCTTGTATTTACTTGTTTAAGAGAAAGTGGAATTACTGCATTTTTCACAAGAAGTAGTGCAGCAAATATACCTGTTAATCTTGATCTTTGTAAAAAACTAAATTTAAATGAAGATACATATTCTATTTCAATTCCATTGGGAGCAACTACAAATATGGCAGGGGCTGCTGTTACTATTACTGTTTTAACATTGGCAACAGTTCATACTTTAGGTATGAGTGTAGATATAGGGACTGCATTACTACTTTCAGTTATATCAGCTCTTGCTGCTTGTGGTGCTTCAGGTGTTGCAGGGGGTTCATTACTTCTAATTCCTTTAGCTTGTTCATTATTTGGAATATCAAATGATATTGCACTACAAGTTGTTGCAATTGGTTTTGTTATTGGGGTTGTACAAGATTCAATGGAAACCGCACTTAACTCTTCAACAGATGTACTTTTTACTGCTGCATGTCATCAAAAGAACTAA
- a CDS encoding class I SAM-dependent methyltransferase: MDLETLKNIIEKNLEDKCCEMKRVFHGRGNFYDGFNFLTVDSIDKILFTSFFEKVDEEKEIIDFLEKIAIEFDFKTFIVQRRYEEKAPSDIIFGEVKSEEVAIENGLKYSINFSNKNIGIFPDMKIGREFVKENSKEKNVLNLFSYTCAFSVCAIEGGAKQVVNVDMSKGALSIGRKNHHLNNHDTKKVKFMPYNILKSWSRIKKEAPYDLIIIDPPSFQKGSFAATKDYEKIIKRLDDLASKECIVLSCLNAPELDTNFILNLFSENAPSFKYLKKLQNMETFKTNNEDKSLKNLIFEK; the protein is encoded by the coding sequence GTGGATTTAGAGACTCTTAAAAATATTATTGAAAAAAATTTAGAAGATAAGTGTTGTGAAATGAAAAGAGTTTTTCATGGACGAGGAAATTTTTATGATGGATTTAACTTTTTAACAGTTGATTCCATTGATAAGATTCTCTTTACATCTTTTTTTGAGAAAGTTGATGAAGAAAAAGAGATTATTGATTTTTTAGAAAAAATTGCAATAGAGTTTGATTTTAAGACATTTATTGTTCAAAGAAGATATGAAGAGAAAGCTCCCAGTGATATTATTTTTGGTGAAGTAAAAAGTGAAGAGGTAGCTATTGAAAATGGTTTGAAATATTCAATAAATTTTTCAAACAAAAATATTGGAATTTTTCCTGATATGAAAATAGGGCGAGAATTTGTTAAAGAGAATTCAAAAGAAAAAAACGTCCTTAATCTTTTTTCATATACTTGTGCTTTTTCTGTTTGTGCCATTGAAGGTGGTGCAAAACAAGTGGTAAATGTTGATATGAGTAAAGGGGCTTTAAGTATAGGAAGAAAAAATCATCATTTAAATAATCATGATACAAAAAAAGTTAAATTTATGCCTTATAATATTTTAAAGTCTTGGAGCAGAATTAAAAAAGAAGCACCCTATGATTTAATTATAATCGACCCACCATCTTTTCAAAAAGGAAGTTTTGCTGCAACTAAAGATTATGAAAAGATAATTAAAAGATTAGATGATTTAGCTAGTAAAGAGTGTATAGTTTTATCTTGTTTGAATGCTCCAGAATTAGATACAAACTTTATATTGAATCTGTTTAGTGAAAATGCACCAAGTTTTAAATATCTTAAAAAATTGCAAAATATGGAAACCTTTAAAACAAATAATGAAGATAAAAGTTTAAAAAATTTGATATTTGAAAAATAA
- a CDS encoding MarR family winged helix-turn-helix transcriptional regulator, with protein MSICFLSLETSKIFNDLIVKKLQDEGFEDLTNSLITIFPYIVEFENISISNLSLKLGYTRQAMHKNLKRLEQSNYICFESSDNKKEKIVKLTKKGEELIEVANKYIQEIQEEIATKLGFKELNQFIKSQEIIFEILNSKVKN; from the coding sequence ATGTCAATATGTTTTTTATCTTTAGAAACAAGTAAAATTTTTAATGATTTAATTGTTAAAAAACTCCAAGATGAGGGATTTGAGGATTTAACAAACTCTTTAATCACTATTTTCCCTTATATAGTAGAATTTGAAAATATCTCAATTAGTAATCTATCTTTAAAACTTGGATATACCAGACAGGCTATGCATAAAAATTTAAAAAGGCTTGAACAATCTAACTATATTTGTTTTGAATCTTCTGATAATAAGAAAGAAAAGATTGTAAAACTTACAAAAAAAGGTGAAGAACTTATTGAAGTTGCCAATAAATATATTCAAGAAATTCAAGAAGAAATCGCTACTAAACTAGGGTTTAAAGAGCTAAATCAATTTATTAAATCTCAAGAAATTATATTTGAGATATTAAATTCAAAGGTAAAAAATTAG
- a CDS encoding monooxygenase: MKYLLQLDFPYNGPFKNEMYEAMKELAKDIANENGLVFKLWTENEEQKEAGGIYVFNNTDDANRYLDKHTKRLASFGIEGIKSKLFNINEELSILSKATFLKDMD, encoded by the coding sequence ATGAAATACCTTTTACAGTTGGACTTCCCATATAATGGACCATTTAAAAATGAAATGTATGAAGCGATGAAAGAACTTGCAAAAGATATTGCAAATGAAAATGGACTTGTATTTAAACTTTGGACTGAAAACGAGGAGCAAAAAGAAGCTGGTGGTATATATGTATTTAATAATACTGATGATGCAAATAGATATTTAGATAAACATACTAAAAGATTAGCAAGTTTTGGAATTGAAGGTATTAAAAGTAAACTTTTTAATATAAATGAAGAACTAAGTATTTTAAGTAAAGCTACATTTTTAAAAGATATGGATTAA
- a CDS encoding GreA/GreB family elongation factor: protein MQKELITEFGYKRFVKEFKQLAEVEKPYWVKEKEIAAQHGDRSENAEYISAKEMIRNLDKRLRFLEKIINNSTVVETSKIPHEKVNFGSEVKVLDLDKEEEKTFIIVGTFETNPNEYKISNKSPLGKVLLGKELGEEFEFTINNQVFEYEIIDIKRYEFD from the coding sequence ATGCAAAAAGAGTTAATAACAGAGTTCGGATATAAAAGATTCGTAAAAGAGTTTAAGCAATTAGCTGAGGTTGAAAAACCATATTGGGTAAAAGAAAAAGAGATAGCTGCACAACATGGTGATAGAAGTGAAAATGCAGAATATATTTCAGCCAAAGAGATGATTAGAAACCTTGATAAAAGACTTAGGTTTTTAGAAAAAATTATAAATAATTCAACTGTAGTTGAAACATCAAAAATACCCCACGAAAAAGTAAATTTTGGTTCAGAAGTTAAAGTTTTAGATTTAGATAAGGAAGAGGAAAAAACTTTTATAATTGTAGGTACTTTTGAAACAAATCCAAATGAATATAAAATATCAAACAAATCCCCATTAGGTAAGGTTTTACTTGGAAAAGAACTTGGTGAAGAATTTGAGTTTACAATAAACAACCAAGTTTTTGAGTATGAAATTATTGATATAAAAAGATATGAATTTGATTAA
- a CDS encoding glycoside hydrolase family 3 N-terminal domain-containing protein, translated as MENLKQLLYKMLIIGFDGKDILNNKKLITNIQNGLGGVILFDHYIDDKTKSKNIQSPQQVKKLNKSLQSISESPLIICIDQEGGKVARLKEEKGFNITLSAKEIASLEEKDAKKEYENLSFQLKNLGINCNFAPLVDLGINKESKIIYGLDRAYGEDSEQVVKYAQIFMDALSKNQIISVLKHFPGHGSAKGDSHEGFVDITKTWDEIELIPYKKLLHKTKMIMSAHVYNGKIDENYPATLSFKTNTQLLRKELGFNGVLVTDDLQMLAIKKHYKKEETIELAINSGADILMYCNQLSNDDTDETIDMMMHLVQNKKISIDRIKEANHRINRLLEGI; from the coding sequence ATGGAAAATTTAAAACAACTTTTATACAAAATGCTTATTATTGGATTTGATGGTAAAGATATTCTCAATAATAAAAAATTAATTACAAATATACAAAATGGTTTAGGTGGTGTAATACTTTTTGATCATTATATTGATGACAAAACAAAATCTAAAAATATACAATCACCCCAACAAGTAAAAAAACTAAATAAATCACTTCAATCTATTAGTGAAAGCCCTTTAATAATTTGTATAGACCAGGAGGGTGGAAAAGTTGCTAGATTAAAAGAAGAAAAAGGTTTTAACATAACTCTTAGTGCAAAGGAGATTGCCTCTTTAGAAGAAAAAGATGCAAAAAAAGAGTATGAAAATCTTAGCTTTCAACTTAAAAACCTTGGTATAAACTGCAATTTTGCTCCCCTAGTAGATTTAGGAATAAACAAAGAATCTAAAATAATTTATGGTTTAGATAGAGCTTATGGTGAAGATAGTGAACAAGTGGTTAAATATGCCCAAATTTTTATGGATGCTTTAAGTAAAAATCAAATAATTTCTGTACTTAAACATTTTCCTGGTCATGGTAGTGCAAAGGGTGACAGCCATGAAGGTTTTGTTGATATAACTAAAACTTGGGATGAGATAGAACTAATTCCATACAAAAAACTTTTACATAAAACAAAGATGATTATGAGTGCTCATGTTTATAATGGAAAAATAGATGAAAATTATCCAGCAACTTTATCTTTCAAAACTAATACACAACTTCTAAGAAAAGAACTTGGGTTTAATGGTGTTTTAGTAACTGATGATTTACAAATGTTAGCAATAAAAAAACACTATAAAAAAGAAGAGACTATTGAATTAGCTATTAACTCAGGAGCTGATATTCTCATGTACTGTAATCAATTAAGCAATGATGATACAGATGAAACAATAGATATGATGATGCATTTAGTTCAAAACAAAAAAATCTCAATTGATAGAATCAAAGAAGCTAACCATAGAATAAATAGATTACTTGAAGGTATATAA
- a CDS encoding sodium:solute symporter family transporter encodes MQAGFSFIDWFIFIAYLIILLFLASYLSNKNINSSREFFTAKNSFAALPVALSLLATAQSAATFLGAPEFSYRYDLTLLGYSITSLLAIYIVVKVLIPKLYEMKAISVYELLQERFGGNSRRDVGIMFLVGRLFASGARLYMAALALSMILFYDISLVHVSFSVILLTLGALIFTYFGGIKSVIISDILQIIVYLGAGIAVVIYLYLSLAMDFSQIFQTLSEAQKLKYIDFELSFTNEGKFNIFSLLTGYMLLNIAAFGLDQDLAQRVLSCKDKKQAGFSLYGATLLSIPVSILFLSIGLLLFLYYQEHTISQKFAGESITIFMYYILNEMPNGLKGFVTIGAIAAALSSTNSVLGAMSSVAIEDIYKPYKIKHKKNIDETHFVKTAKTFVLIFAFLLSLMAILSFIIHSNSSIPLISFALGVMAYAYSGLLGVFASALFTNRGNAKLIPYSLFIGFASVFCMQGYTFGLNIGFAWQLVIGTTLSFGVMQLGKK; translated from the coding sequence ATGCAAGCTGGTTTTTCATTTATTGATTGGTTTATATTTATTGCTTATTTAATAATTTTACTTTTTTTAGCCTCTTATCTCTCAAACAAAAACATAAACTCATCTAGGGAGTTTTTTACAGCTAAAAACTCTTTTGCTGCTTTACCTGTTGCCCTATCACTTCTAGCAACAGCTCAATCAGCGGCAACTTTTTTAGGTGCTCCTGAGTTTTCTTATAGATATGATTTAACCTTACTTGGATACTCTATTACATCTTTATTAGCAATATATATTGTTGTTAAAGTATTAATTCCAAAACTTTATGAGATGAAAGCAATAAGTGTTTATGAACTGCTTCAAGAAAGATTTGGAGGGAATAGTAGACGTGATGTTGGAATAATGTTTTTAGTAGGAAGATTATTTGCAAGTGGGGCAAGACTTTATATGGCAGCACTAGCTTTAAGTATGATACTTTTTTATGATATTAGTTTAGTTCATGTTAGCTTTTCTGTAATATTACTTACCCTTGGTGCACTAATTTTTACTTATTTTGGTGGGATTAAATCTGTAATCATTAGCGATATACTTCAAATAATAGTTTATTTAGGAGCAGGAATAGCTGTAGTTATTTATCTATATTTATCATTAGCTATGGATTTTAGCCAAATTTTCCAAACTCTAAGTGAAGCTCAAAAATTAAAATATATCGATTTTGAATTAAGTTTTACCAATGAGGGTAAATTTAATATCTTTTCTCTTTTAACAGGTTATATGCTTTTAAATATAGCAGCCTTTGGTCTTGACCAGGATTTAGCCCAAAGGGTTTTATCTTGTAAAGATAAAAAACAAGCAGGATTTTCACTTTATGGAGCAACCCTTTTAAGTATCCCTGTATCAATCCTATTTTTAAGTATTGGATTACTTCTATTTTTATATTATCAAGAGCATACAATAAGTCAAAAATTTGCAGGGGAGAGTATCACTATTTTTATGTATTATATTTTAAATGAGATGCCAAATGGACTAAAAGGTTTTGTAACTATTGGAGCTATTGCTGCAGCACTTAGTAGTACAAACTCTGTTTTAGGAGCAATGAGTAGTGTTGCCATTGAGGATATATATAAGCCATATAAAATTAAACATAAAAAGAATATTGATGAAACCCATTTTGTAAAAACTGCAAAAACTTTTGTTTTAATATTTGCTTTCTTACTTTCGTTAATGGCTATTCTTAGTTTTATAATACATAGTAACTCTTCAATTCCACTTATTAGTTTTGCCCTTGGAGTTATGGCATATGCATATAGTGGGTTACTTGGAGTTTTTGCAAGTGCCCTTTTTACAAATAGAGGAAATGCTAAATTAATCCCTTATTCTCTATTTATTGGGTTTGCAAGTGTTTTTTGTATGCAAGGATATACTTTTGGACTAAATATTGGTTTTGCTTGGCAATTAGTAATTGGAACAACACTTTCATTTGGAGTAATGCAACTTGGTAAAAAATGA
- a CDS encoding anhydro-N-acetylmuramic acid kinase has translation MVKNDLYTKLYIGVMSGTSLDGIDIALCKIDENSIQTLQTKEYPFDKQIKEDVLKTISNPITLEFLGTLNHKLALMYTNAIKNFLKEFEVKAEKIIAIGLHGQTIWHSPNKPYPFSMQLGDGSFVAKKLQIDVVNDFRSGDIANNGQGAPLTPAFHKSLFDDKQTAVLNLGGIANITILTKEYLGFDIGVANILSDYWIQKNQKTPFDKDGVWAKSGKVNEELLRVLLDDPYFKKLPPKSTGREYFNASWLEDKLKNFSSINAVDIQATLLEFVSIPIIEALKTKEIKRLIVCGGGAQNKYLMEKLSNRLNKIKVIKSDELGIDSNFLEAIAFAWLAFKRINHQAIDLSAITGSSKPTILGAIHGKD, from the coding sequence TTGGTAAAAAATGATTTATATACTAAACTTTATATTGGAGTTATGAGTGGAACTAGTCTTGATGGCATAGATATAGCTTTATGTAAAATAGATGAAAATAGTATACAAACTTTACAAACAAAAGAGTATCCCTTTGATAAACAGATTAAAGAAGATGTTTTAAAAACCATTTCAAATCCTATAACTTTAGAGTTTTTAGGTACGTTAAATCATAAATTAGCTCTTATGTATACAAATGCAATAAAAAATTTTTTGAAAGAGTTTGAAGTTAAAGCTGAAAAAATTATAGCTATTGGTCTACATGGACAAACTATCTGGCATTCTCCAAATAAGCCCTACCCTTTTTCAATGCAATTAGGAGATGGTTCATTTGTGGCAAAAAAACTTCAAATTGATGTAGTAAATGATTTTAGAAGTGGGGATATAGCAAATAATGGTCAAGGTGCACCTTTAACTCCTGCTTTTCATAAATCTTTATTTGATGATAAACAAACAGCAGTATTAAATCTTGGTGGAATTGCAAACATCACTATTTTGACAAAGGAATATTTAGGTTTTGATATTGGCGTTGCAAATATATTAAGTGATTACTGGATACAAAAAAATCAAAAAACCCCTTTTGATAAAGATGGTGTATGGGCTAAAAGTGGAAAAGTAAATGAAGAACTTTTAAGAGTACTACTAGATGACCCTTATTTTAAAAAACTTCCCCCTAAAAGTACAGGCAGAGAGTATTTTAATGCTTCATGGTTAGAAGATAAACTAAAAAACTTTTCTTCTATAAATGCAGTTGATATACAAGCAACACTTTTAGAATTTGTTAGTATTCCTATAATTGAAGCATTAAAAACAAAAGAGATAAAAAGATTAATTGTATGTGGTGGTGGTGCCCAAAATAAATATTTAATGGAAAAACTTTCAAATAGACTAAATAAAATAAAAGTAATAAAAAGTGATGAACTTGGAATAGATAGTAACTTCTTAGAAGCAATTGCCTTTGCATGGTTAGCTTTTAAAAGAATCAATCACCAAGCTATTGATTTGTCAGCAATTACAGGTTCATCAAAACCAACTATTTTAGGAGCAATTCATGGAAAAGATTAA
- a CDS encoding aminoglycoside phosphotransferase family protein: protein MEKIKEFLKDTSYENFTIEVASSDASFRRYFRLKDKNKSFILMDSSLEKSSLKPFIKVTNLLLSVNSHAPKIVFEDYEKGFLILEDLGSLNLLDKLNKDNFKTVYKKCIDEIITMQKIDAKDLPLYDEAFLKQEMNLMKEWFLNKYLQKNLNKEEIEVIEKSIDLIAKKVLSHPQGVFVHRDFHSRNIMFCEPLGIIDYQDAMNGSIVYDLVSLLKDLYIKFNPKDIEKLALYFKEQKRLKISDEEFLQWFDFMGLQRHIKVLGIFARLYIRDNKNGYLKDLPLTLEYVLESLKKYPELNELYEILSKVKLPCQPQILQH from the coding sequence ATGGAAAAGATTAAAGAGTTTTTAAAAGATACTTCCTATGAAAATTTTACCATTGAAGTTGCTTCTAGTGATGCTAGTTTTAGAAGATACTTTAGATTAAAAGATAAAAATAAGAGTTTTATTTTAATGGATTCATCTTTAGAAAAATCATCTTTAAAACCTTTTATTAAAGTAACGAATCTTTTATTAAGTGTAAATTCCCATGCTCCAAAAATCGTTTTTGAAGATTATGAAAAAGGTTTTCTGATTTTAGAAGATTTAGGCTCTTTAAATCTACTTGATAAATTAAACAAGGATAACTTTAAAACAGTTTACAAAAAATGCATAGATGAAATTATTACTATGCAAAAAATTGATGCAAAAGATTTACCTTTATATGATGAAGCTTTTTTAAAACAAGAGATGAATTTAATGAAAGAGTGGTTTTTAAATAAATATTTACAAAAAAATCTAAATAAAGAAGAGATTGAGGTTATTGAAAAAAGTATTGATTTAATAGCAAAAAAAGTGCTTTCTCACCCTCAAGGAGTATTTGTACATAGAGATTTTCATTCACGAAATATTATGTTTTGTGAACCACTTGGAATAATAGATTATCAAGATGCTATGAATGGTTCTATTGTATATGATTTAGTATCCTTACTAAAAGATTTATATATAAAATTTAATCCAAAAGATATTGAAAAATTGGCACTTTATTTCAAAGAACAAAAGAGACTTAAAATAAGCGATGAAGAGTTTTTACAATGGTTTGATTTTATGGGATTACAAAGACATATAAAAGTTTTAGGTATTTTTGCAAGACTTTATATAAGAGACAACAAAAATGGATATTTAAAAGATTTACCACTTACTTTAGAATATGTGCTTGAAAGTTTAAAAAAATATCCAGAGCTTAATGAACTTTATGAAATATTATCAAAGGTAAAATTACCATGCCAGCCCCAAATATTACAGCATTGA
- the murU gene encoding N-acetylmuramate alpha-1-phosphate uridylyltransferase MurU, which produces MPAPNITALILAAGRGERMKPLTNTTPKPLLKVKDKALIQWHIEKLIAKGFTTIIINIAYLGEQIIEKLGDGSKWGIKIIYSDERQSGALETAGAIIKSLPLLSETFLVVNSDIWCDYDFDINFKLNNSLAHLILVPNPKHNPNGDFKYKDSFYTFSGIGYYSKKIFENMKIEKKALGPLLKELDAQNKISYELHKGIWSDIGTPERLELANSL; this is translated from the coding sequence ATGCCAGCCCCAAATATTACAGCATTGATACTTGCAGCTGGCAGAGGTGAAAGGATGAAACCTTTAACTAATACCACTCCAAAACCACTTTTAAAAGTAAAAGATAAAGCTTTAATACAGTGGCATATTGAAAAGTTAATCGCAAAGGGATTTACAACAATAATTATAAATATTGCATATTTAGGTGAGCAAATTATAGAAAAATTAGGTGATGGTTCAAAGTGGGGAATTAAAATTATATATAGTGATGAAAGACAAAGTGGTGCTTTAGAAACAGCAGGTGCTATTATTAAATCACTGCCCCTTTTAAGTGAAACCTTTTTAGTTGTAAATAGTGATATATGGTGTGATTATGATTTTGATATAAATTTCAAACTAAATAACTCTTTAGCTCATCTAATATTAGTACCAAATCCTAAACACAATCCAAATGGAGACTTTAAATATAAAGATTCTTTTTATACTTTTAGTGGCATTGGATATTACAGTAAAAAGATTTTTGAAAATATGAAAATAGAAAAAAAAGCTTTAGGACCACTTTTAAAAGAACTTGACGCTCAAAATAAAATCAGCTATGAACTTCATAAAGGTATCTGGAGTGATATAGGTACCCCAGAACGTTTAGAGTTAGCCAATAGTTTGTAA